In one window of Halomarina pelagica DNA:
- a CDS encoding helix-turn-helix domain-containing protein: MKYCDLYLRQPDWMLHPMQRFIRYEDVVRYEELLTWNLQPGEPIEYELFYVEVTDVERYREAIERVESVRWHRIGLIDDESLYVFACQETREEDVSFRRAFGDLELVVVPPIVYDEQAAMRLTVIGQEGDLGTLVENIPGEIEVTIEEVGEYDRRHARIAGPLTDRQYEAVETAVELGYYAVPRHASLADVAAELGCAASTASNHLRKAESAILSRVVR, encoded by the coding sequence GTGAAGTACTGCGACCTCTACCTGCGCCAACCCGACTGGATGTTGCACCCGATGCAGCGGTTCATCCGCTACGAGGACGTCGTCCGGTACGAGGAACTGTTGACTTGGAACCTGCAGCCGGGCGAACCGATCGAGTACGAACTGTTCTACGTCGAGGTGACCGACGTCGAGCGGTACCGGGAGGCGATCGAGCGCGTCGAATCGGTCCGGTGGCACCGGATCGGTCTAATCGACGACGAATCGCTGTACGTCTTCGCCTGTCAGGAGACACGCGAGGAGGACGTCTCGTTCCGACGCGCGTTCGGCGATCTGGAGTTGGTCGTCGTCCCCCCCATCGTCTACGACGAGCAGGCCGCGATGCGGCTTACCGTCATCGGGCAGGAGGGCGATCTCGGGACGCTCGTGGAGAACATCCCCGGCGAGATCGAGGTCACGATCGAGGAGGTCGGCGAGTACGACCGGCGACACGCCAGGATCGCCGGTCCGTTGACCGATCGGCAGTACGAGGCGGTCGAGACGGCGGTCGAACTGGGTTACTACGCCGTCCCGCGGCACGCGTCGCTTGCGGACGTGGCCGCCGAACTCGGGTGCGCCGCGAGTACGGCCTCGAACCACCTCCGGAAGGCGGAGTCGGCGATACTCTCCCGCGTCGTACGGTGA
- a CDS encoding thiolase C-terminal domain-containing protein, with translation MTRASVVGAGMTTFGVHDSTLAELFAAAALDAYDDAGVTPDEVDAFYFGNAMGGQTENDTHLAPKLASEVGIAGVPAQRFEDACATSANAFKNAVQTVEAGIHDTVLVGGVERCTPETGLGTGEMTRIFTSASHRQYEQPTGLTFPGVFALLTKRHMHEYGTTEEQLAHVAVKNHANGTRNPRAHFGKEITVDEVLESPLIADPFRLMDCCPFSDGASAVIVTSDDRADSYDAPVDVAGVGHATDVVPLSAKPVPHATRAARDAAAQAYEQAGAGADEMAFAEVHDCFTGAEVMASEAIGFFEDGEGGPAAEEGRTALDGDRPINPSGGLKAKGHPIGATGTGQIVELTEQLRGDAGERQVDGAERAVAHNLGGDAGTTVVTVMEVRR, from the coding sequence ATGACACGAGCAAGCGTCGTCGGCGCCGGAATGACCACGTTCGGCGTCCACGACTCGACCCTCGCGGAGCTGTTCGCCGCCGCGGCGCTCGACGCGTACGACGACGCGGGCGTCACCCCCGACGAGGTAGACGCGTTCTACTTCGGGAACGCGATGGGCGGACAGACCGAGAACGACACGCACCTCGCGCCGAAGCTCGCCTCCGAGGTGGGCATCGCGGGCGTCCCAGCCCAGCGCTTCGAGGACGCCTGCGCCACGTCGGCCAACGCGTTCAAGAACGCCGTCCAGACCGTCGAGGCGGGGATCCACGACACCGTCCTCGTCGGCGGCGTCGAGCGGTGCACCCCCGAGACGGGACTCGGAACCGGCGAGATGACGCGCATCTTCACCAGCGCCTCTCATCGACAATACGAGCAGCCGACGGGTCTCACGTTCCCCGGCGTCTTCGCCCTGCTGACGAAGCGCCACATGCACGAGTACGGTACCACCGAGGAGCAACTCGCGCACGTCGCGGTGAAGAACCACGCCAACGGGACGCGCAACCCGCGCGCGCACTTCGGCAAGGAGATCACCGTCGATGAGGTACTCGAGTCGCCCCTGATCGCTGACCCCTTCCGACTCATGGACTGCTGTCCGTTCTCCGACGGCGCGAGCGCCGTGATCGTCACGAGCGACGACCGCGCGGACTCCTACGACGCCCCGGTGGACGTGGCGGGCGTCGGCCACGCGACGGACGTCGTCCCGCTGTCGGCGAAGCCCGTCCCGCACGCGACGCGGGCGGCCCGCGACGCGGCCGCGCAGGCCTACGAGCAGGCCGGCGCGGGGGCCGACGAGATGGCCTTCGCCGAGGTTCACGACTGCTTCACCGGCGCGGAGGTGATGGCGAGCGAGGCCATCGGTTTCTTCGAGGACGGCGAGGGCGGTCCCGCCGCCGAGGAGGGACGGACCGCCCTCGACGGCGACCGGCCGATCAACCCCTCCGGCGGCCTGAAGGCGAAGGGCCACCCCATCGGCGCGACCGGGACCGGCCAGATCGTCGAACTGACCGAACAGCTCCGGGGCGACGCCGGGGAACGCCAGGTGGACGGCGCGGAGCGCGCCGTGGCGCACAACCTCGGCGGCGACGCCGGTACGACCGTCGTGACGGTCATGGAGGTGCGCCGATGA
- a CDS encoding zinc-dependent metalloprotease codes for MNFYRAVRAVTDASGEGPVDWVAVGDAAKAVTAPGTLDLTPADERAYAADVRAARDQIRSVAGVDFDLPETVEIQNRHHWIDANVVTFERILDLLEPEVGLMPGIARSLNTGSMAFAVGFLANNVLGQYDPRLLSPGAANDHSLYFVHPNIRRVSRQLDADEDRFRRWIAFHEVSHAAEFGAAPWLTDHLEDLIETTLRDLSAARFNRDDFLAIDTTMTAVEGYAELLMDRTFDEEYEDLRRKLDARRRGGGPIAQLIRRLLGLGRKRRQYERGKDFFEAVVDARDLRTANLVWERPENLPTDDELRNPTRWLTRVA; via the coding sequence ATGAATTTCTATCGCGCGGTCCGGGCGGTGACGGACGCATCCGGTGAGGGGCCCGTCGACTGGGTCGCGGTCGGCGACGCCGCGAAGGCGGTCACCGCGCCGGGGACGCTCGATCTCACGCCCGCCGACGAGCGGGCGTACGCCGCGGACGTCCGGGCGGCGCGCGATCAAATCAGGTCGGTCGCGGGCGTCGACTTCGACCTCCCGGAGACGGTCGAGATCCAGAACCGCCACCACTGGATCGACGCGAACGTCGTCACCTTCGAGCGCATCCTCGACCTGCTCGAACCCGAGGTGGGGCTCATGCCCGGGATCGCGCGGTCGCTCAACACGGGATCGATGGCCTTCGCCGTCGGCTTCCTCGCGAACAACGTCCTCGGGCAGTACGACCCGCGGCTGCTCTCCCCGGGGGCGGCGAACGACCACTCGCTGTACTTCGTCCACCCGAACATCCGGCGCGTCTCCCGCCAGCTCGACGCCGACGAGGACCGCTTCCGCCGGTGGATCGCCTTCCACGAGGTCTCCCACGCCGCCGAGTTCGGGGCCGCGCCGTGGCTCACCGACCACCTTGAGGACCTCATCGAGACGACGCTCCGGGACCTCTCGGCCGCGCGCTTCAACCGCGACGACTTCCTCGCCATCGACACCACGATGACCGCCGTGGAGGGGTACGCCGAACTCCTGATGGACCGGACCTTCGACGAGGAGTACGAGGACCTCCGGCGGAAGCTCGACGCCCGCCGTCGCGGCGGGGGGCCGATCGCCCAGCTGATCCGCCGACTGCTCGGCCTGGGGCGCAAGCGCCGCCAGTACGAGCGCGGCAAGGACTTCTTCGAGGCCGTCGTCGACGCCCGCGATCTCCGAACCGCGAACCTCGTCTGGGAGCGCCCCGAGAACCTCCCGACCGACGACGAACTGCGTAACCCGACGCGGTGGCTCACCCGCGTCGCCTGA
- a CDS encoding enoyl-CoA hydratase/isomerase family protein, which yields MSETEPVLLDRDGAVATLTVNRPDRLNALDTEVLRALLDAIEGLREEDVRALVLTGAGEKAFVAGADIEYMSQLSVAEAQTYAELGHRATDAIEGFPAPVIAAVNGYAFGGGCELALASDLRVASENAVIGQTEVDLGIVPGWGGTQRLSRLVGDSMARRLVFFAERVDAQDAQQMGLVDEVVVGSDLDDHVADMAAELAAKPAFALQAAKEALNYVHESTLSSGLTYERRLWSGLFGTHDQREGMEAFVEKRDPDFE from the coding sequence ATGTCCGAGACAGAACCGGTCCTGCTCGACCGCGACGGCGCGGTCGCGACGCTCACCGTCAACCGTCCAGATCGGCTGAACGCCCTCGACACCGAGGTGCTTCGCGCGCTGCTCGACGCCATCGAGGGCCTGCGCGAGGAGGACGTCCGGGCGCTCGTCCTCACCGGCGCGGGCGAGAAGGCGTTCGTCGCCGGGGCGGACATCGAGTACATGTCGCAGCTGTCGGTGGCCGAGGCGCAGACGTACGCCGAGTTGGGCCACCGGGCCACCGACGCGATCGAGGGGTTCCCCGCGCCGGTCATCGCCGCCGTGAACGGCTACGCCTTCGGCGGCGGGTGCGAACTCGCGCTCGCCTCCGACCTCCGGGTGGCGAGCGAGAACGCCGTCATCGGACAGACCGAGGTCGACCTCGGCATCGTCCCCGGCTGGGGCGGCACCCAGCGCCTCTCGCGGCTGGTCGGCGACTCCATGGCCCGCCGTCTCGTCTTCTTCGCCGAGCGCGTGGACGCGCAGGACGCCCAGCAGATGGGGCTGGTCGACGAGGTGGTCGTCGGGAGCGACCTCGACGACCACGTCGCGGACATGGCCGCAGAACTCGCCGCGAAGCCCGCCTTCGCCCTGCAGGCGGCGAAGGAGGCGCTCAACTACGTCCACGAGTCCACCCTCTCCTCGGGGCTCACCTACGAGCGCCGCCTCTGGAGCGGGCTGTTCGGCACGCACGACCAGCGCGAGGGGATGGAGGCGTTCGTCGAGAAGCGCGATCCGGATTTCGAGTGA
- a CDS encoding YciE/YciF ferroxidase family protein, which translates to MSADSDALKQLFEEGLQKAYYTEQQLVDALQQMENEVSDETVKQAFSEHREETQGHVDRLEEVFQSMDASPETKQDRVVDAMIQEHQEFVEQNSDETVLERFDIAAGQKTEHYEIATYGNLTPLAADLGMDDAADKLEQNMREEQKALDTLSQIGQQFDEQTQ; encoded by the coding sequence ATGTCCGCTGATTCCGACGCACTCAAGCAGCTGTTCGAGGAGGGTCTCCAGAAAGCCTACTACACCGAGCAACAACTCGTCGACGCGCTCCAGCAGATGGAGAACGAGGTCTCCGACGAGACGGTAAAGCAGGCGTTCTCAGAACACCGAGAGGAGACTCAGGGCCACGTCGATCGCCTGGAGGAGGTCTTCCAGAGCATGGACGCGTCGCCCGAGACGAAACAGGATCGGGTCGTCGACGCGATGATCCAGGAGCACCAGGAGTTCGTAGAGCAGAACTCCGACGAGACGGTCCTCGAACGGTTCGACATCGCCGCCGGGCAGAAGACCGAGCACTACGAGATCGCCACCTACGGCAACCTCACGCCGCTGGCCGCCGACCTCGGGATGGACGACGCGGCCGACAAACTCGAACAGAACATGCGTGAGGAGCAGAAGGCCCTCGACACGCTCTCGCAGATCGGCCAGCAGTTCGACGAGCAGACGCAGTAA
- a CDS encoding nuclear transport factor 2 family protein, with protein sequence MDAETTVREYYGALRDGDPLAPFFLDAPSVVKFGLSERLSGHDEVAAGLREQTRTTTDWTVGSSNLLAEARGDAGWFSDDVFLAWTDVERGIRYEFDTRWSGTLVRVDEGPWNGDGRETGSENGEGPGRGRGDGSAWRFAGMHVSTVQEGI encoded by the coding sequence ATGGACGCCGAGACGACCGTCCGGGAGTACTACGGGGCGCTCCGCGACGGCGACCCGCTCGCACCCTTCTTTCTCGACGCCCCCTCCGTGGTGAAGTTCGGCCTCTCGGAGCGACTGTCGGGCCACGACGAGGTCGCGGCGGGCCTGCGCGAGCAGACGCGGACGACGACCGACTGGACGGTCGGGAGTTCGAACCTCCTCGCGGAGGCGCGCGGCGACGCCGGGTGGTTCTCCGACGACGTGTTCCTGGCGTGGACGGACGTCGAACGAGGGATCAGATACGAGTTCGACACGCGGTGGAGCGGTACGCTCGTTCGGGTAGACGAGGGTCCCTGGAACGGAGACGGGCGTGAGACCGGAAGCGAGAACGGGGAGGGACCGGGACGCGGCAGGGGGGACGGGAGCGCCTGGCGCTTCGCGGGAATGCACGTCAGCACCGTCCAGGAGGGGATCTGA
- a CDS encoding TSUP family transporter, which yields MANHSATVDPASFLENLRSLHYREVLMTLATAAVIAGTVVLYPGADRITSTLSADVTTGTLALVFLVAIVAGAVKGAIGFGYALIATPVLASVIDVDPVVAVVVLAIPPWMINVFQVGETNTGLDYVRREWPLIGLAVAGTVVGVTFLAEFRTGPLVPLLIALLILAYVAYQVLRNFVVVEEAHHPVALGGVGLVEGFLLGAANLGPLLPAYLHTFERDRDRYIGGMSMVFTFVFTVKIVQSIAVGLLTPPLLWLGCAISVVTLVGLFLGTYLRQIGVDETWFNRAVVGMLFVIGVNILRKTAPKVFGGLF from the coding sequence ATGGCTAACCACTCCGCTACCGTCGATCCCGCATCGTTCCTCGAGAACCTGCGCTCGCTGCACTACCGCGAGGTCCTGATGACGCTCGCGACGGCGGCCGTCATCGCGGGGACGGTCGTCCTCTACCCCGGCGCGGACCGGATCACGTCGACGCTGTCGGCGGACGTGACGACCGGGACGCTCGCGCTCGTCTTCCTCGTCGCGATCGTCGCGGGGGCGGTCAAGGGTGCCATCGGCTTCGGCTACGCACTCATCGCGACGCCGGTGCTCGCCTCCGTCATCGACGTGGACCCCGTCGTGGCCGTCGTCGTCCTCGCCATCCCGCCGTGGATGATCAACGTCTTCCAGGTGGGCGAGACGAACACCGGCCTCGACTACGTGCGCCGCGAGTGGCCGCTGATCGGCCTCGCGGTCGCCGGCACCGTCGTCGGCGTCACGTTCCTCGCCGAGTTCCGGACGGGACCGCTCGTCCCGCTGCTCATCGCGCTCCTGATACTCGCCTACGTGGCCTACCAGGTGCTCCGGAACTTCGTCGTGGTCGAGGAGGCCCACCACCCCGTCGCGCTCGGCGGCGTCGGATTGGTGGAAGGGTTTCTCCTCGGCGCGGCGAACCTCGGACCGCTCCTGCCCGCCTACCTCCACACGTTCGAGCGCGACCGCGACCGCTACATCGGGGGGATGTCGATGGTGTTCACCTTCGTGTTCACGGTGAAGATCGTGCAGTCGATCGCCGTCGGCCTGCTGACGCCGCCGCTGCTGTGGCTCGGCTGTGCGATCTCGGTCGTCACGCTCGTCGGCCTCTTTCTCGGCACCTACCTGCGCCAAATCGGCGTCGACGAGACGTGGTTCAACCGCGCGGTCGTCGGGATGCTGTTCGTCATCGGGGTGAACATCCTCCGGAAGACCGCGCCGAAGGTGTTCGGCGGGCTGTTCTGA
- a CDS encoding cytochrome P450: MTATTEEASATDDSTEEAELPPGPDGWPLLGNTLQLARDPVGFFDRMASYGDVVRYEVGGLPFTMVLHPAYVERLLVTDSDSVRKFRFEEFGGNEFAPDGVLFTEGEQWRAQRTVLQNAFTLDRIERYGGTMVDVAADHAARWGDGEELAVNRQFSDLTVDVLARTLFDLDVDGRGEAITSVARAINERGDPRTLSNFFLPSWVPTPSQRRYDRAMAAFEDIVDELIEERRRVGDLEERDDLLSLLLAAEEPDGYRHSEGELRDQLLTFLFAGHETTSLTLAYTTLLLTRHPDVLERLHEEWDEVLGDDDPSPTDVPDLNLTDRVLTESLRLYPPAFAVFRTAVEDIEIGGYLIPEGTNVTLPQIRLHRDPRFYDDPAAFRPNRWTGGVEAELPDYAYFPFGGGPRHCIGMRFATMELKLVLPTLLRRVEFELLSDPDPELSPGATLRPADDVRMRVRVRE; the protein is encoded by the coding sequence ATGACCGCTACGACCGAGGAGGCGTCCGCCACGGACGACTCGACGGAGGAGGCGGAGCTACCGCCGGGACCGGACGGCTGGCCGCTGCTGGGCAACACCCTGCAACTCGCCAGGGATCCGGTCGGGTTCTTCGATCGGATGGCGTCCTACGGCGACGTCGTCCGGTACGAGGTCGGCGGGCTACCGTTCACGATGGTGTTACATCCGGCGTACGTCGAGCGGTTGCTGGTGACCGACTCGGACTCGGTCCGGAAGTTCCGGTTCGAGGAGTTCGGCGGCAACGAGTTCGCTCCCGACGGTGTGCTGTTCACCGAGGGCGAGCAGTGGCGCGCCCAGCGGACCGTGCTTCAGAACGCGTTCACGCTCGACCGGATCGAACGCTACGGGGGGACGATGGTCGACGTGGCCGCCGACCACGCCGCACGGTGGGGGGACGGGGAGGAACTCGCGGTCAACCGGCAGTTCTCCGACCTCACGGTGGACGTCCTCGCCCGGACGCTGTTCGATCTCGACGTCGACGGCCGGGGCGAGGCGATCACGTCGGTCGCCCGGGCGATCAACGAGCGGGGGGATCCGCGGACGCTCTCTAACTTCTTCCTCCCGTCGTGGGTGCCGACGCCGAGCCAGCGCCGCTACGACCGCGCCATGGCCGCGTTCGAGGACATCGTCGACGAACTGATCGAGGAACGCCGGCGCGTCGGCGACCTCGAGGAGCGCGACGACCTGCTCTCGCTGCTGCTCGCCGCGGAGGAGCCGGACGGCTACCGCCACTCCGAGGGGGAACTGCGGGATCAACTGCTAACGTTCCTGTTCGCGGGCCACGAGACCACCTCGCTCACGCTCGCGTACACGACCCTCCTGTTGACGCGTCACCCCGACGTCCTCGAACGCCTCCACGAGGAGTGGGACGAGGTCCTCGGCGACGACGATCCCTCGCCGACCGACGTCCCCGATCTGAACCTCACGGATCGCGTCCTCACGGAGTCACTGCGGCTGTACCCGCCGGCGTTCGCCGTCTTCCGCACCGCCGTCGAGGACATCGAGATCGGGGGGTACCTGATCCCCGAGGGAACGAACGTCACGCTCCCCCAGATCCGACTGCACCGGGACCCACGGTTCTACGACGACCCGGCGGCGTTCCGCCCGAATCGGTGGACCGGGGGCGTCGAGGCGGAACTGCCGGACTACGCGTACTTCCCGTTCGGCGGCGGACCCCGCCACTGCATCGGGATGCGGTTCGCCACGATGGAGTTGAAGCTCGTTCTCCCGACGCTGCTCCGGCGCGTCGAATTCGAATTGCTGTCCGACCCCGATCCCGAACTGTCGCCCGGCGCGACGCTCCGACCCGCCGACGACGTACGGATGCGGGTCCGAGTCCGCGAGTAG
- a CDS encoding FAS1-like dehydratase domain-containing protein — protein MSDTDVSPGDTYTYSRTFTRDDVERFTEISNDQGEHHLETDERGRVVVHGLLTATLPTKLGGDLDYLARDMVFEFRKPVYTDEEISCELTVLDVADRDGGIDLSAEAICTNEDDEVVMTGEFEGVIFE, from the coding sequence ATGAGCGACACGGACGTCTCCCCGGGCGACACGTACACCTACTCCCGGACGTTCACGCGCGACGACGTCGAGCGGTTCACCGAGATCTCGAACGACCAGGGCGAACACCACCTCGAAACGGACGAGCGGGGGCGGGTCGTCGTCCACGGCCTCCTGACGGCGACGCTCCCGACGAAGCTCGGCGGCGACCTCGACTACCTCGCCCGCGACATGGTCTTCGAGTTCCGAAAGCCCGTCTACACGGACGAGGAGATCAGCTGCGAACTGACGGTCCTCGACGTGGCGGATCGCGACGGCGGGATCGACCTCTCGGCGGAGGCCATCTGCACCAACGAGGACGACGAGGTGGTCATGACCGGCGAGTTCGAGGGCGTCATCTTCGAGTGA
- a CDS encoding Zn-ribbon domain-containing OB-fold protein: MSLAYDEWAAALREGDLLGVECADCGATYGTPFSVCNECGGRDLEAVDLPEEGEVYSETTITVPPVGFEGPYRVGIVQVGPARVTARVEGEAGIGDRVVFDGAMEADDGHPAPVFRAEE; the protein is encoded by the coding sequence ATGAGCCTCGCGTACGACGAGTGGGCGGCCGCGCTGCGCGAGGGCGACCTCCTCGGCGTCGAGTGCGCCGACTGCGGGGCGACCTACGGCACGCCGTTCTCCGTCTGTAACGAGTGCGGCGGGCGGGACCTGGAGGCCGTCGACCTCCCCGAGGAGGGGGAGGTCTACTCCGAGACGACGATCACCGTCCCGCCCGTCGGCTTCGAGGGGCCCTACCGCGTCGGGATCGTCCAGGTCGGCCCGGCGCGCGTGACGGCGCGCGTCGAGGGCGAGGCGGGCATCGGCGACCGCGTCGTGTTCGACGGCGCGATGGAGGCCGACGACGGCCACCCCGCGCCGGTCTTCCGCGCGGAGGAGTGA